The genomic stretch AATGCGCTTGAGGGGGTCAACAGTGTGACGGGCATTGGCATTGGCCACGCCCGTTTCATGCGTGAAATCCGCGCCTCCAAGGTCTGTTTCAGCGCCTTTGGCTACGGCGAGGTCTGCTGGCGTGACTACGAGGCGATTGTCTGCGGTTCGGTGCTGCTGAAACAGGACATGGCCCATGTAGACACCGCGCCTGACATCTTTGTTCGGGACGAAACCTATGTGCCGGTCAAATGGGACCTGTCTGATTTTTCCAAGCGTTTGCAGTGGCTTTTGGATGACACGGCGGCACGTCAGCGGATTTCCCGCAATGCGTTCGGGGTGCTGCAAGATTATGCCCGCTCGGGCGCGTTCGTGAACCAGATGGCCCCGGCATTGTTCGGCGCGGCCCCATGACTGCGCAGGTCGATGCGGTTGTGATCGGGCGCAACGAGGGCGCGCGCCTGATCGCCTGTCTTGCGTCTTTGCAAGGGCAGGTGGGGCGGATCATCTATGTCGACAGCGGCAGCACCGATGGCAGCGTCCAGGCGGCGACGCAGGCGGGGGCCGAGGTTGTGCCGCTGGACCTGTCGCAGCCCTTCACGGCGGCGCGGGCGCGCAATGCGGGGCTGGCGCTGTGTCGCGCCGATTTTGTGCAGTTCATCGACGGCGATTGCAGGGTTCAACCCGGTTGGGTGGCCGCAGCACTGGCGCATCTGCAAGCTGATCCTGCCTGCGCCGTCGTCTGTGGGCGGCGCCGCGAGACCGATGCCGCCGCCAGCGTCTACAACCGTCTGTGCGATATCGAATGGAACACGCCGGTTGGGGCCGCCCTTGCCTGTGGTGGCGACGCGCTGATGCGCCGTGCGGCGCTTGCTGACGTTGACGGCTTTGACCCTGCGTTGATCGCCGGAGAAGAGCCCGACTTGTGCCTGCGCCTGCGCGCGGCGGGGTGGGGCGTGTGGCGGCTGGACGCTGAAATGACCCTGCACGATGCGAACATCCACAGCTTTGGCCAATGGTGGCGGCGCACCCGCAGGGCCGGCTATGCTTTCGCCCAGGGGGCCGCGCGCCATGGTGCACCGCCAGAGCGTCATTGGGTAACAGAAACGCGGCGCGCGCTGGTCTGGGGCGTGTTGCTGCCCCTGGGGATCGTGTTGGGGGCGCTGGTCTGGTGTCCGCTGGCGCTGCTGGCGCTGGCCTATCCGGTGCAGGTGTTGCGGCTGGCATGGCGCAGTGGCGATTGGTCCTGGGCGCTGTTCACAGTCTTGGGCAAGTTTGCCGAAGGCGGCGGCGCACTGCGTTACTATCTGGACCGCCTGCGCAAACGGCGCGGCGGGCTGATCGAATACAAGTAGCCTAGCGCGCCCGCCACGCCCGCCACATCAGCCCGGGCAGGATCGCGAAACATTTGGCATAGCGTGGCACCATGCGCGCGGGACTGGTGGCGGCGCGCCACAGCCATTCCAGCGCCAGAATGCGCAGGATGCGCGGGGCGCGTGTCTGGTGACCGGCCAGAAAATCCAGCCCCGCACCAATCGACACCATCCCCACCGAAGGGGCCAGCAGTGCGGCGCGTGCGGCCAGACGTTCCTGTTTGGGCGCGCCAAAGGCCAAAAAGCACAGCCCCGCGCCCGAGGCCTCAAGATCGCGCAGAATGTCACCGGCGGCGTCACTGTCCACATCAAACCCCATGGCGGGCGCGTGGCGATAGGCCACCGTGAGGTCGGGCACATGCGCGCGCAGATGCGCCTCCGCGCCGCTCAGCGCGGCGTCGCTGCTGCCGATCATGGCGATACTGCGACCGGCCTGTGCTGCCTGACGGGACAGCGGCACAATCAGGTCCGAACCTGTGATGACCTCGACAGGCTGGCCAGCCAATTGTGACATCCAGCGAATGGGCCGCCCGTCGGCCACGACAATATCGTGTTGGGCATAGGCGTCGGCAAAGACGTTGTTGCTGGCGATCTGTACAAGGTGGTCGAGGTTGACCGTGGCGAGGCGAAAGCCGGTCATGGTGTCCAGATGCGCGCGCACATCACGCAACAGGGCATCGCGGCGCGCATGGCTGATGGCCACTTTGCGACCGTTTTCTGTAATCAGGAACATGCACTTGCCACCCTTGTTTGTCGTGCCTTGATACTGTCCCCAAGCGACAATGCAAATGCCGACATGCGGGACAAGAGGCGCGGGGCGTGCTAAAGCCCCCGCAACTCTGATCTGCTGGACACCCAATGCCCAACACGCTTGCCTACCTGATGTTGATGATCTGGCCATTGGTCTGCCTGCTGTTCTGTCGTTTCATGCCGACCGAACGCGCAGTGATCTGGAGCATTCTGGGCGGCTATCTGCTGTTGCCGCCCGCCACCGGTTTCGATCTGCCGCTGGTGCCCGAGATGAACAAGACGTCAATCCCCAACATCTGCGCCTTTGCTCTGGCGATCACCTATCTGGGCCAGCGCGTGTCCCTGTGGCCGCAGGGATGGCCGATGCGCATCCTTGTGCTGCTGTTTGTGGCCGGTGTGATCCCGACGGTTCTGACCAACGGCGATGCGATCGTGTTTACCGGGCCGATCCAGTCGGCCTCGGTGACGGGCACATCATTGCCGGGTCTGGGGCTGCGCGATTTGCTGTCCGTGATCGTGGGGCAGGTGATTGTGTTGCTGCCGTTCTTTCTGGGGCGCAGCCTGCTGGCCAGCGAAACGGGCCTGCGGGAACTGTTGCTGGCACTGGTGGTTGGCGCGCTGATCTATTCGGTGCCCGCATTGATCGAGATCCGTCTGAGCCCTCAAATCAACATCTGGGTCTACGGGTTCTTTCAGCACAATTTCGAGCAGATGATGCGGCAGGGCGGTTTTCGCCCCATCGTTTTCCTGCCCCACGCACTGTGGCTGGCGTTTTTCGTGATGAGCGCGGCAATGGCGGCCTTTGCGCTGGGCCGCGGGGCCGATCAGCGCAGCACGATGCGTTATGTCGGTGTGGGGCTTTACCTGCTGGTGCTGCTGGTGCTGTGCAAAAGCGCCGCATCGCTGTTGTATGCCATGACACTGGCCCCTTTGATCCTGTTTGCTTCGGTCAAAATGCAGGTGCGTCTGGTGCTGGTGATCGCGCTGGTTGCGATGATTTATCCCATGTTGCGAAACAATGGGATGATCCCGACACAGGCGATTTTGGAGAAAGTCGAGGCCTATAATCCCGACCGCGCCCAGTCATTGGGATACCGGTTTGACAACGAAGAACGGTTGCTGGACCGCGCCGATGCCAAGCCGCTTTTCGGTTGGGGCGAATGGGGCCGCAACCTTGTGCGTGACAGCCGCTCGGGCCGGATTCTGACCATTCCGGACGGCGAATGGATCATCGTTTTCGGCAGTTTCGGTTGGGTTGGCTACATCGCACAGATGGGGCTGATCGGGGGGCCATTGATCCTGCTTTGGTGGGGGTTCGGGAACCTTCAGGTCGGTGCGCAATCGCGCTATCTGGCGCCGGTGGCGATCCTGCTTTCCATCACCATGATCGACATGTTGCTGAACGCGATCCTGACGCCCTATACTTGGCTGATGGCGGGGGCCATTCTGGGAATCAGCGAAGCGCGCGTTCCCGCGGCGCCCGAAAAATGGCGCCGTCGGGTGGTCATCGGGCAGCGCAATCCCGACCGTTCAGGGGCCGTGCCAAGCGGTCGAATATCTGCAAGCCGCTGATTCTATTGAAATGTGTCTCAAATGTGTCATTATCCACGTTTGTTAATCAATTTGTTCAGAACCTGAATTTTGTAGCTGCTGCGGCGTTTTGCTGATTTTTGCGACATTTCCAAGAACACCGTATTATCAGTCGCTTGTGTGTCGGGAATGCGGCTGGAAAGAAACACTACTTCGTTGCCGGCGTGCCTTGCTGTATCTGTAGTCAGGCCCCCGAATGCCTGTTCGGGGCCAGATGGAGTTTGATTATTGTCATGAGTATGTCTTCTGTTCCTTCCAAGGTTTCGCCGCGCACAAACAGTGGCGACATTGCCATTGTCGGCATGGCGGCAGACGTGCCGGGCGCTGGCGATATCGCACAGTTCTGGTCGAACCTGGCAGGCGGTGTTGAAAGCATCGTTAAGATGGATCGTGACGCGCTGATTGCGGCGGGCGAGGATCCTGCAAAAATCGGGCAACGCAACTATGTGCCTTTTGCCGCGCCTCTGGGCGGCTTTGCCGACTTCGACGCCGAGTTCTTTGGCTTTGGCCCGCGCGAGGCGGCGATCCTTGATCCGCAGCACCGCAAGTTCCTGGAAGTGACCTGGACCGCGATGGAGCAGGCGGGCCATCCGCCGCGCAGCTTTGACGGGCGTATCGGCGTTTTTGCCGGCTGCGGGCAGGGCAGCTATTTTCACGACAACATCCGCACCAATCCCGCGCTGGTCGAGGACGTGGGCCTGTTTCTTTTGCGCCATACTGGAAACGATAAAGATTTCATGTCGACGCGCGTCAGCCATGTGTTCGACCTGAAGGGGCCCAGCGTTTCGCTTCAGACCGCCTGTTCAACGTCGCTGGTGGCGATCCACTATGCGCGTCAGGCGCTGATGAACGGCGAATGTGACATGGCGCTGGCGGGGGGTGTCACCATCGAACTGCCGCAGGGGCGGGGATATCTGTACAAGGAAAATGAAATCCTGTCGCCCGACGGGCATTGCCATGCTTTCGATCACCGCGCCAAGGGCACGGTATTCGGCAGCGGCGCCGGTGCCGTCGCGCTGCGGCGTCTGGAAGACGCGCTTGCCGATGGCGACCACATCTGGGGTGTGATCAAGGGCAGTGCGGTCAACAATGACGGCGCGGCCAAGGCGGGGTATCTGGCCCCCAGCGTCGAAGGGCAGGCAGACGCCATTCGCACTGCCCTGCACGATGCCAATGTCGCGCCCGAGACCATTGGGTATATCGAATGCCACGGCACCGGCACCTATCTGGGTGATCCGATCGAGGTGGCCGCCCTTGACGCGGCACATGGTCCGGCGGGCGGCGTGGCCTGCCACATCGGCTCGGTCAAGACGAACATTGGTCACACCGACACCGCCGCGGGGGTTATCGGCCTGATCAAGACCACGCTGTCGCTGTACAACGCCCAGATTCCGCCCAGCCTGAATTACGAGGCACCCAACCCCGAGATCGACTTTGCAGGCTCTCGATTTGCGGTGGCCGACCGGCTGATCGACTGGCCCGAACCCGCAGATGCACCCCGCCGCGCGGCGGTCAATTCGCTGGGCGTGGGCGGCACCAATGCCCATGTCATTCTCGAAGAAGCCCCTGCGCGCGCACTGTCGGAAGAAAGCGATTTTCCGTTTCAGATCATGATCCTGTCGGCGCGAAGTAAAGTGGCGCTTGATGCGGCTTCAACTGCTTTGGCCGCGCATCTGCGCGCCCATCCCGAACAGCCTCTGGCCGACATCGCCTATACCCTGAAAGAGGGTCGTCACGGCTTTGGAATGCGCCGCGTGCTGGTCGCCCAGACCCATGAAGAGGCCGCCGCCCTGCTTGAATCAGGCGACCCGCAGCGCGTCCATACCCACACCGCCCGCGAGACCACACCGCAACTGGTTTTCATGTTTCCGGGCGGCGGCGCGCAATATCCCAACATGGCGCGCGATCTCTACGAGACCGAGCCGGTCTTTGCCGAATGGATGGACCGCGGGCTGGATCACCTTGCACCGCAACTGGATTATGACATTCGCGCCCTGTGGTTTCCCGAACCGGGCCAAGAGGACGCTGCCGCCAAGACGCTGACCCGGCCGTCGGTGCAATTGCCGCTGATCATGATCACCGAATTTGCGCTGGCGCAGCTGTGGCTGAGCTGGGGCGTGCGCCCCGCAGCGCTGGTTGGGCATTCGATGGGCGAAAACACCGCCGCCGCACTGGCCGGTGTGATGTCCTTCGAAGACTGTATTGATCTGGTGCTGTTGCGCGGCAAGCTGTTCGACACGGTGCCGGCGGGGGGCATGTTGTCGGTTCCGCTGACGCAAGAGGCGCTTTTGCCGCTGCTGGGCGCGGATCTGGATATTGCCAGCGTCAACGCGCCGGGTCTGTGTGCCGTGTCCGGCCCGCAGGCGGCGCTGGACGCACTGGCCGCACGGTTGACCGAACAGGGCATCGAAAGCCAGCGCGTTTCCATCGACATCGCCGCCCATTCGCGGATGCTGGATGACATCCTGCCGCAGTTCCGCTCGCATCTTCAGGGCATGACCCTGCACGCGCCGCAGATGCAGATCATGTCGAACCGCACCGGCGCACCGCTGAGCGACGCGCAGGCGACAGACCCCGAGTATTGGGTCCAACAACTGCGCCAGACCGTGCATTTTGCCGATTGCATTGATGCGCTGGCCGCGCGCCCGTCGGTCTTTCTTGAGGTCGGGCCGGGCCGTGCGCTGGCCTCCCTGGCGCAGATGGGCCAAGCGGTTCAGCCGGGACAGGCGTTCAGCACCCTGCGCCATGCCAATCAGCCCATTGCAGACGATGCACAGTTTCAGGCGGTGATCGGCAGGCTTTGGGCCTGCGGGATCAATGCCGACTGGGACCAGATCTGGGGCGGCGCACGGCGCAACCGCGTGGTGTTGCCAGGCTACCAGTTCCAGCGCAGCCGCTATTTCATCGAACCGGGCCAGCCCGCTGTAACACAGGCGCGCGCACTGTCGCGCACTGACGACGTAAGCGCATGGGGCTATACCCCGCGCTGGCGTCCTGAAGCGGCCGATTGCGACATCGAAACCGAAGAAACACTGGGCAGCCCGCGCAACTGGCTGGTCTTTGCAGATGCGGCAGGTGCCGCAGCGCCCGCCATCGCCGCCTTGCGCTCCGCAGGCCACAGCGTTGTTACCGTCACATCCGGTGACAGCTTCCAGCGGCGCGGCGCACAGGACTATATCCTGTCGCCCGAACAGGGCCGCGCAGGATACGAGGCGCTGATGGGTGCGCTGGCCGTGGACGGCTTGCTGCCCCGGCGCATCGCGCATTTCTGGGGCGTGACAGCGGGCGAAACCTTCCGCCCCGGCTCCAGCTTTTTTGATCGCAATATCGAACATGGTTTCTACAGCCTGACCCATCTGGCGCAGGCGCTGGAAAGCGTCGAGCTGCCCGACGGGTGCCACATTACCGTGGTGACCTCGGGGGCGCTGCGGGTCCGTGACGAGGGGCCGTTCTATCCGGAAAAGGCCTGTGTTCTGGGACCTGTCGGCGTCATCCCGCGTGAATTTCCGAATGTGACCGTGCAACTGGTCGACATCGAACGCCCGGACATGGCGCCGCCCCGCCGTGCGCGCAAGCAAGCGGCGCAGGTGGACCCGTCGCAGCGCCTGCTGATGCGCGATTTGCTGGCCGAGCCCGCAAACGGCGTCGCGGCCCTGCGCGGTGGTGAACGTCTCGCCTCGGTCCTGCGTGCTGTGCCCCTGGCTGAAACTGCAGACGCGCCGGTGTACAAGGATGGCGGGCTTTATCTGATCACCGGCGGCTTTGGCGGTATCGGTCTGGCCATCGCCCGCGACATCGCGCGCCGCACACAGGCGCATATCGTGCTGCTGTCGCGCAGCGCCGTGCCGCCGCGCGCCGAATGGGCCCGCTATGAGGGGGCCGCAGCTGGCCCCGCAACAGGGCGCACCGCACGCAAGATTGCCGCAATCCGCGAGATCGAAGAGCTGGGCGGGCGTATCACCTGTCTGACCGGCGATGTGACCGATGTGCAGCAGATGCAGGCTGTGCGCGCGCAGCTGGCCGAGATTGGCCCGCTGAACGGGATCATCCATGCGGCAGGCGTTGTTGACGATGCGCCGTTGTTGACCAAGGACGAAGCTGGGATGCAGGCGGTGCTTGCGCCCAAGATTGCAGGCCTGCGCGTTCTGAACGAGGTGTTCCCCGATGGCAGCGCCGATCTGCTGGTGCTGTGTTCATCGACCAGCACGCTGACCACGCCAGCGGGGCAGGTCGATTATGTTGCCGCCAATGCCTATCTTGACGCGGTCGCGCAAGCGCGGCGGGGCGGGCAAACCCGCACGCTGGCGATCAACTGGGGCGTCTGGTCAGACACCGGCATGGCAGTCGATGCGATGGCGGCCCGCACCGGAGACGCCGCAGCACCGCGCGCCCTGGACACACCGATGCTGGAGGACGTGACCGAAGCTGCCGATACTTCGGAACGCTTCGCGCTGAACCTGTCACCCGAGGACGACTGGGTGCTGGCCGAGCACCGCACGCGCGCGGGCCATGTCCTGTTGCCCGGCACCGCCGTGATTGAACTGGCGGCCGAAGCGATGGCGGCGGGGGGTGGCTTCCGTCCCTTTACGCTCAGCGAACTGCATTTCCTGCGCCCTTTCACCACCACGCCGGGAACGCGGCAAGCGGGCGTTCTGCGTCTGGGCGCAGGTCGGCAGGATCGCGCGCTGTCGTTGCATCGCTGCGTCACTCTGGACGGGCGCACCGGTGAAGTCACAACCGCCGAGGCACGCATTGCGGCGCTCAGCGAAACCGCGCCGCAGATCGACCTTCGGGCCATTGAAGCCCGTTGTGAAGCCAACGGGTCCGGCGATTTCACTTCGCCGCAAGAGGCGCATCTGGACTTTGGTCCGCGCTGGCGGGTTGTCACCGGCACCGCTACGGGCAAGGGCGAGGGCATCGCCCGTCTGGCGCTTCCTGCCGCGTACCACGGGGATATTGGTGCGGGCTGGCTGGCCCATCCCGGCCTGCTGGATCTGGCGACGGGCTGGGCGATTGGGCTGCACGACAGCTATGATCCGGCGGATCTGTGGGTGCCTGCAAGCTACGGCGAACTGCACATGTTTGCGCCGCTCCCGGCCGAGATTGTCAGCTGGATGCGCCTGTCGCCCGCTGCCGCGCAGGGCGTTGATGCGCAAAGCGTGATGTTCGACATTATTTTGGCCACGCCATCCGGCGCGGTTCTGATCGAAGTGCGCGGCCTGCGCATGTTGCGTCTGCCGGCTTCGGCGCTGGCGGGTATTGACGCCGCCCCTGCGCCCAGCGAGATCGACTTTGCCAATGGCAAAGCCGCACCGCTGTCGCTGGCCGAAACCCGTCTGTTGGCGCAAGTCGCCCAAGGCATCACCGCCGCGGAAGGCCCCGAGGCACTGGCGCGCGCGCTGAGATTGTCGGCGTCGGACGGATTGGCACGCATTGCCATTTCGCCCGTCGATCTGCACGGGCTGATCGCCGAGGCCGCCGCCGGACCCGAAGACGTGGCGCAGGCTGGCGCCAGCTTCGAACGCCCCACGCTTGAGGCTGACTACATCGCCCCCAAAGAGGGCACCGAAGCCAGCCTTGCCGCCATTTGGTCAACGCTGCTGGGCATTTCGCAGGTGGGGGCCGAAGACAGTTTCTTCGACCTCGGGGGGCATTCCCTGCTGGCGGTGCGCCTGTTTGCACAGGTCAAGCAGCGCCACGGCATCGACTTTCCCCTGTCGGTTCTGTTCGAGGCCCCGACCATCGCAGCGCTGGCCGCGCGTATCGACGCGGCAGGTGGCGGGATCGCAGTGCACGCAGACGAAGCGTCGACACCTGAGGCCGTGCCACAGGATGCACCTCAGCATCTGGTGGCGCTGCATCCGGGTAAATCGGGTGGCCACACGCCGCTGTTCATCGTGGCGGGCATGTTCGGCAACGTGCTGAACCTGCGCCAGCTGGCCTTTGCCATCGGACGCGACCGCGCCGTTTGGGGCTTGCAGGCGCGGGGTCTGATGGGCGGTGCCGACCCGCACACGCGCATGGAGACCGCCGCCGCCGATTACATCGCGGAGATGCGTCGGGTGCAACCTGAGGGGCCCTATTACCTTGCCGGTTTCTCGGGCGGTGGCATCACCGCGATGGAGGTGGCCCAGCAACTGC from Pseudosulfitobacter sp. DSM 107133 encodes the following:
- a CDS encoding type I polyketide synthase; translated protein: MSMSSVPSKVSPRTNSGDIAIVGMAADVPGAGDIAQFWSNLAGGVESIVKMDRDALIAAGEDPAKIGQRNYVPFAAPLGGFADFDAEFFGFGPREAAILDPQHRKFLEVTWTAMEQAGHPPRSFDGRIGVFAGCGQGSYFHDNIRTNPALVEDVGLFLLRHTGNDKDFMSTRVSHVFDLKGPSVSLQTACSTSLVAIHYARQALMNGECDMALAGGVTIELPQGRGYLYKENEILSPDGHCHAFDHRAKGTVFGSGAGAVALRRLEDALADGDHIWGVIKGSAVNNDGAAKAGYLAPSVEGQADAIRTALHDANVAPETIGYIECHGTGTYLGDPIEVAALDAAHGPAGGVACHIGSVKTNIGHTDTAAGVIGLIKTTLSLYNAQIPPSLNYEAPNPEIDFAGSRFAVADRLIDWPEPADAPRRAAVNSLGVGGTNAHVILEEAPARALSEESDFPFQIMILSARSKVALDAASTALAAHLRAHPEQPLADIAYTLKEGRHGFGMRRVLVAQTHEEAAALLESGDPQRVHTHTARETTPQLVFMFPGGGAQYPNMARDLYETEPVFAEWMDRGLDHLAPQLDYDIRALWFPEPGQEDAAAKTLTRPSVQLPLIMITEFALAQLWLSWGVRPAALVGHSMGENTAAALAGVMSFEDCIDLVLLRGKLFDTVPAGGMLSVPLTQEALLPLLGADLDIASVNAPGLCAVSGPQAALDALAARLTEQGIESQRVSIDIAAHSRMLDDILPQFRSHLQGMTLHAPQMQIMSNRTGAPLSDAQATDPEYWVQQLRQTVHFADCIDALAARPSVFLEVGPGRALASLAQMGQAVQPGQAFSTLRHANQPIADDAQFQAVIGRLWACGINADWDQIWGGARRNRVVLPGYQFQRSRYFIEPGQPAVTQARALSRTDDVSAWGYTPRWRPEAADCDIETEETLGSPRNWLVFADAAGAAAPAIAALRSAGHSVVTVTSGDSFQRRGAQDYILSPEQGRAGYEALMGALAVDGLLPRRIAHFWGVTAGETFRPGSSFFDRNIEHGFYSLTHLAQALESVELPDGCHITVVTSGALRVRDEGPFYPEKACVLGPVGVIPREFPNVTVQLVDIERPDMAPPRRARKQAAQVDPSQRLLMRDLLAEPANGVAALRGGERLASVLRAVPLAETADAPVYKDGGLYLITGGFGGIGLAIARDIARRTQAHIVLLSRSAVPPRAEWARYEGAAAGPATGRTARKIAAIREIEELGGRITCLTGDVTDVQQMQAVRAQLAEIGPLNGIIHAAGVVDDAPLLTKDEAGMQAVLAPKIAGLRVLNEVFPDGSADLLVLCSSTSTLTTPAGQVDYVAANAYLDAVAQARRGGQTRTLAINWGVWSDTGMAVDAMAARTGDAAAPRALDTPMLEDVTEAADTSERFALNLSPEDDWVLAEHRTRAGHVLLPGTAVIELAAEAMAAGGGFRPFTLSELHFLRPFTTTPGTRQAGVLRLGAGRQDRALSLHRCVTLDGRTGEVTTAEARIAALSETAPQIDLRAIEARCEANGSGDFTSPQEAHLDFGPRWRVVTGTATGKGEGIARLALPAAYHGDIGAGWLAHPGLLDLATGWAIGLHDSYDPADLWVPASYGELHMFAPLPAEIVSWMRLSPAAAQGVDAQSVMFDIILATPSGAVLIEVRGLRMLRLPASALAGIDAAPAPSEIDFANGKAAPLSLAETRLLAQVAQGITAAEGPEALARALRLSASDGLARIAISPVDLHGLIAEAAAGPEDVAQAGASFERPTLEADYIAPKEGTEASLAAIWSTLLGISQVGAEDSFFDLGGHSLLAVRLFAQVKQRHGIDFPLSVLFEAPTIAALAARIDAAGGGIAVHADEASTPEAVPQDAPQHLVALHPGKSGGHTPLFIVAGMFGNVLNLRQLAFAIGRDRAVWGLQARGLMGGADPHTRMETAAADYIAEMRRVQPEGPYYLAGFSGGGITAMEVAQQLRAAGEEVAMLALLDTPLPHRPALSRADKVLIKLQELRSKGPGFLVEWARNRIDWELSKRNAHAPAEEAGSFHNAAIEQAFRAAAAAYQPRQWDGPVTLFRPKLDQKWRGTGGAWISSEREYVIPDNGWGRYCPNLDVIEVPGDHDGMVLVPNVSTLAGHIAALAADADAMAVRGDTSDWASRTAAE
- a CDS encoding WecB/TagA/CpsF family glycosyltransferase codes for the protein MFLITENGRKVAISHARRDALLRDVRAHLDTMTGFRLATVNLDHLVQIASNNVFADAYAQHDIVVADGRPIRWMSQLAGQPVEVITGSDLIVPLSRQAAQAGRSIAMIGSSDAALSGAEAHLRAHVPDLTVAYRHAPAMGFDVDSDAAGDILRDLEASGAGLCFLAFGAPKQERLAARAALLAPSVGMVSIGAGLDFLAGHQTRAPRILRILALEWLWRAATSPARMVPRYAKCFAILPGLMWRAWRAR
- a CDS encoding glycosyltransferase, which encodes MTAQVDAVVIGRNEGARLIACLASLQGQVGRIIYVDSGSTDGSVQAATQAGAEVVPLDLSQPFTAARARNAGLALCRADFVQFIDGDCRVQPGWVAAALAHLQADPACAVVCGRRRETDAAASVYNRLCDIEWNTPVGAALACGGDALMRRAALADVDGFDPALIAGEEPDLCLRLRAAGWGVWRLDAEMTLHDANIHSFGQWWRRTRRAGYAFAQGAARHGAPPERHWVTETRRALVWGVLLPLGIVLGALVWCPLALLALAYPVQVLRLAWRSGDWSWALFTVLGKFAEGGGALRYYLDRLRKRRGGLIEYK